GTATATCGAAGGTTTTGAGCGTTTTGGTCTGAACGGCCAGCTCACGGAATGTGTTCCCAAGGGCATGGAAATTCGCACCACAGTCCACCCCAGCATAGGGGGCGCTATTGCGGAGTTGGAACAGAGCTTCGCCCGTTTGCGTTCTATCGCATCTCCGCGCGGCTTTGAACCTGTTTTGATAAGCTACAACCCCTTTAGACCGGGATTTATCCCGGTTCCGCCGCTCAACGAATACGAACTCAAACGCCGGCAACAATCTCCTGAAAAACAGACAGCTCACTTGCCCATGATGACCTTTGGACCGGACTTGAATCTCTCGGTTAAGGGCATGCATGCGAAGGAACTTGTGGATACGGGAATGAAGCTAACGGCTTACTCACCCTTTATTGTGCCGTTCAGTTTCAGCTCTCCCTTTTACAGAGGAAAGCTTTGGGAAGGCCTTTCAGTGCGCACCTTTTTTAGGACCGGCGCCCGGCCGGC
This genomic window from Candidatus Omnitrophota bacterium contains:
- a CDS encoding glutamate--cysteine ligase, with amino-acid sequence YIEGFERFGLNGQLTECVPKGMEIRTTVHPSIGGAIAELEQSFARLRSIASPRGFEPVLISYNPFRPGFIPVPPLNEYELKRRQQSPEKQTAHLPMMTFGPDLNLSVKGMHAKELVDTGMKLTAYSPFIVPFSFSSPFYRGKLWEGLSVRTFFRTGARPAALVFLERKEDLIQSCPSLTKPARLESETGRIEFKACDSVDDFRIYAGLLALLKGLVRDQSLKLRSLTPDAPLHQLSAREGFSDPSIRSGARELLRAAAVHLSHSECALLSPLAEMLAHKQSPAHAIRARYKGGSSIEEVLRQSYEGYKAMELECASFD